The Henckelia pumila isolate YLH828 chromosome 2, ASM3356847v2, whole genome shotgun sequence genome includes a window with the following:
- the LOC140884139 gene encoding DNA repair protein RAD51 homolog 3, with protein MEVSSLPISASQRGKLISAGYTSLSSLFSVSPSQLAQDLKISENEALEILRVASQRSGLDKIDQGRSRSIVNGAQTAWDMLNEEESSMHITTSCSNLDDILGGGISCKEVTEIGGVPGVGKTQLGIQLAVNVQIPSDCGGLGGKAIYIDTEGSFMVERALQIAEACAEDIQEYNSLPTKDFHACQVNKEPKDFLDNIFLFRVCSYTEQIAVINYLEKFISEHKDIKVVIVDSIAFHFRQDFEDMAMRTRLLGGMALKLMKLAKKFSLAVVLLNQVTTKYSEGSFQLTLALGDSWSHASTNRIILYWNGDERYAYIEKSPYMRSASAQYAVTSKGIRNSTSSKYKRVKLM; from the exons ATGGAAGTATCCAGCCTACCCATTTCGGCATCGCAGAGAGGGAAGCTCATTTCAGCGGGATACACGTCTCTTTCATCCCTTTTCTCTGTTTCTCCCTCTCAACTGGCTCAAG ATCTGAAGATTTCTGAAAATGAGGCACTCGAGATTCTAAGAGTTGCATCCCAGAGGAGTGGGTTGGACAAAATTGACCAAGGAAGGAGCCGTTCAATTGTAAATG GAGCACAGACTGCCTGGGATATGCTTAATGAGGAGGAATCTTCTATGCATATCACCACATCTTGCTCGAACTTGGATGACATCCTTGGAGGAGGAATTAGTTGTAAAGAAGTTACCGAGATTG GTGGTGTTCCAGGCGTTGGTAAAACACAACTTGG GATTCAGCTAGCTGTAAATGTCCAAATTCCATCTGATTGTGGTGGGCTTGGAGGAAAGGCAATTTATATTG ACACCGAAGGCAGTTTTATGGTGGAGCGTGCTCTACAAATTGCGGAGGCATGTGCAGAGGACATTCAAGAATATAACAGCCTCCCGACAAAGGATTTTCATGCCTGTCAAGTAAATAAAGAACCAAAGGATTTCCTCGACAATATATTTCTTTTCCGTGTCTGCAGTTACACCGAGCAAATTGCGGTCATAAATTATTTGGAGAAGTTCATTTCTGAGCATAAAGAT ATTAAGGTTGTCATTGTTGATAGCATCGCTTTTCACTTCCGCCAGGATTTTGAGGACATGGCTATGAGGACTCGGCTTCTTGGCGGAATGGCCTTAAAACTCATGAAACTTGCCAAGAAATTCAGTTTGGCT GTAGTTCTATTGAATCAGGTCACCACGAAATACTCAGAAGGTTCTTTTCAGTTGACTCTTGCTCTTG GTGATAGTTGGTCACATGCATCTACAAATCGGATCATATTGTATTGGAATGGTGATGAGAGATATGCATATATTGAGAAATCACCTTATATGCGGTCAGCATCGGCTCAATATGCAGTGACAAGCAAAGGTATCCGAAACTCAACTTCTTCGAAGTATAAGCGAGTTAAGCTAATGTAG